One window from the genome of Cucumis melo cultivar AY chromosome 10, USDA_Cmelo_AY_1.0, whole genome shotgun sequence encodes:
- the LOC103488924 gene encoding very-long-chain 3-oxoacyl-CoA reductase-like protein At1g24470: MHRMKETFFLLLYTNPIWLLILSLLGFFTILRHSATVARWVFRAFLRPSKDLRYYGSWGIVTGATDGIGKSFAYQLARAGLNLILVSRSSTKLKAVSEDIQSEFPDTKVKIIELDFTEDDISGGIAEIEEVIEDLDVGILINNVGITYPNASFFHEVDEKVWMNLFKVNVKGTTWVTKAVLPKMIKKNRGAIVNIGSGAAVIVPSHPLYAIYAATKAYVDQLSRSLYVEYKDWGIDVQCQVPLYVATEMASRVASVSRASPFVPSADDYVKAAIRQIGYEPRCTPYWAHSLQWCFARLLPEAVLDAWRLSIGLQRRSNGSVAMEGTEGCKQE; the protein is encoded by the exons ATGCACAGAATGAAGGAGACATTCTTTCTGTTACTTTACACTAATCCCATTTGGCTTCTCATCCTCTCCTTACTCGGTTTCTTCACCATTCTTCGGCACTCCGCCACTGTCGCCCGATGGGTTTTCCGAGCCTTTCTCAGACCCTCCAAGGATTTGAGATACTATGGCTCTTGGGGAATAGTCACCGGCGCCACTGATGGCATTGGAAAGTCCTTTGCCTATCAGCTGGCCAGAGCCGGACTCAACCTTATACTGGTGAGCAGAAGCTCCACGAAGCTCAAGGCAGTTTCCGAGGATATTCAATCTGAATTTCCTGATACAAAGGTAAAGATCATTGAATTAGACTTCACAGAAGACGATATTAGTGGTGGTATTGCAGAGATTGAGGAGGTGATTGAAGATTTGGATGTGGGGATTTTGATAAACAACGTGGGGATTACATATCCGAACGCTAGCTTTTTCCATGAAGTGGATGAGAAAGTTTGGATGAATCTTTTCAAAGTGAATGTGAAGGGAACTACTTGGGTTACCAAAGCTGTTTTGCCAAAGATGATTAAGAAGAACAGAGGAGCTATTGTGAATATTGGCTCTGGAGCTGCTGTTATTGTTCCTTCTCATCCTCTCTATGCAATCTATGCTGCTACAAAAGC GTACGTGGACCAACTCTCAAGATCTCTATACGTGGAATACAAAGATTGGGGAATTGATGTTCAATGTCAG GTGCCGTTGTATGTCGCAACTGAAATGGCGTCAAGAGTAGCGTCGGTAAGCAGAGCGTCGCCGTTCGTTCCATCAGCCGATGACTATGTGAAAGCTGCAATTCGCCAAATTGGATACGAGCCACGGTGCACCCCTTACTGGGCTCACTCGCTCCAGTGGTGTTTTGCTCGCCTGCTCCCAGAGGCTGTGCTTGACGCCTGGCGGCTGTCCATTGGCTTGCAGAGGAGGAGCAACGGATCCGTCGCCATGGAAGGGACTGAAGGTTGCAAACAAGAATGA
- the LOC103488925 gene encoding regulator of G-protein signaling 1 gives MARCAVDGGCPSDYIAIVFAALCLALLIFRWILPYVMYKIPLPKGSRFWIPVIQVFSSLNLLLSIVISVSFFKFKRQKWRSCYIWAVWVEGPLGFGLLLSSRITQTFQLYYIFVKRRLPPIKTHIFLPLILLPWISGATFINVKKPLNYRCHMGPRWIIPIMTLHILYVATLIVLTWAVRHIEFRFDELRDLWKGIIVSAFSVGVWVSAYITNEIHEEILGLQVASRFLLLVTASILVLTFFSTSSSQPLLSQISLRKREALEYDSMGHALGIPDSGLLLQREPETVIDPNEPLEKLLLNKRFRRSFMAFADSCLAGENVHFYDEVHELGKLPLDDPVRRIYMARHIIDNYITPGATMEVNISHRCRQEILTTSDLADPNLFNTALNELIQLIKMNLAKDFWSSMFFLKLKEETSMRSNGRDLEQMASWNLSPRLSSVQGTDDPFQQEQFSKGSGHDSTHDSDH, from the exons ATGGCGCGCTGTGCCGTCGACGGTGGCTGCCCCAGCGATTACATCGCTATAGTTTTTGCTGCACTTTGTTTGGCTTT GCTGATTTTTCGGTGGATATTACCGTATGTGATGTACAAGATTCCTCTTCCCAAAGGCAGCCGCTTTTGGATTCCAGTAATTCAAGTTTTTTCTAGCCTCAATCTTCTGCTGTCAATTGTG ATATCTGTTAGTTTCTTCAAATTCAAGAGGCAAAAGTGGCGCTCTTGCTATATCTGGGCAG TGTGGGTTGAAGGTCCCCTTGGATTCGGTTTGCTGCTGAGCAGTCGTATAACACAGACCTTTCAACTATATTACATTTTTGTAAA GCGGCGTCTACCACCCATCAAAACACACATCTTCCTTCCACTAATTCTGTTGCCGTGGATTTCTGGGGCTACAT TTATCAATGTCAAGAAGCCTTTAAATTACAGGTGCCACATGGGGCCACGGTGGATTATTCCAATCATGACTCTTCATATCTTATATGTTGCTACATTGATTGTTCTTACATGGGCTGTTCGTCATATAGAGTTCAGGTTTGATGAACTAAGAGATCTGTGGAAGGGAATAATAGTCTCAGCATTTTCCGTTG GAGTTTGGGTTTCTGCCTACATTACAAATGAAATCCATGAAGAGATCTTAGGTCTTCAGGTTGCCTCTAGATTTCTGCTATTAGTAACG GCAAGTATTCTTGTGCTGACCTTCTTCTCTACCTCAAGCTCACAACCGCTGCTTTCTCAAATCAGTTTGAGAAAAAGGGAAGCACTTGAATATGACTCCATGGGTCATGCTCTGGGCATACCAGATAGTGGATTGTTACTACAAAGGGAACCGGAAACAGTCATAGATCCTAATGAACCACTGGAGAAATTACTTCTGAACAAAAGATTTCGTCGATCATTCATGGCTTTTGCTGACAG TTGCTTAGCTGGGGAGAATGTGCACTTTTATGATGAAGTGCACGAGCTTGGAAAACTGCCTTTGGACGACCCTGTGAGAAGAATCTATATGGCAAGACATATAATTGACAATTACATAACACCAG GTGCCACAATGGAGGTGAACATTTCTCATCGATGCCGTCAAGAGATTTTGACTACTTCTGATCTGGCTGATCCCAATCTCTTCAATACTGCACTAAACGAGCTGATACAGTTGATAAAGATG AATTTGGCAAAAGATTTCTGGTCATCAATGTTCTTTCTGAAGTTAAAAGAAGAAACGAGTATGAGATCAAATGGGCGAGACCTTGAACAGATGGCGAGTTGGAACCTCTCTCCTAGATTGAGTTCTGTACAAGGCACCGACGATCCTTTCCAGCAAGAGCAATTTTCAAAGGGCTCTGGCCATGATAGTACTCACGACTCTGACCACTAA